One window from the genome of Pseudomonas fluorescens encodes:
- a CDS encoding heme-dependent oxidative N-demethylase family protein, giving the protein MTIQSSPLQSYRDDFSFRNSPTAIRRFPFPFTEDSYLYSVNIEPAISRDPGSVYQHGFDIDEHYRSEMAERALVLDKDPRRYLVMPHMQVAAWDALQMLMEHLAADYPQWFSLVRDGDRWHWRNTLLNIDQHFVFGDATSLPCEPLEFIGRQVQGDFALLDQRDGDLYMDAGLVTSPADWSLAFDAGMSFKQWHSPVPMAHQMGIFDRALKYLLNLQTGQPVRRLNWTLTINPRLDSSPETFHEWGADRGRISAENVGQQVHLRVELQVMARLPRSNAVMFSIRTYLISMQELVTQPGWGCRLHRVLRDLPEPIADYKGMSRYRQTLVEWLSRFDPQA; this is encoded by the coding sequence ATGACCATTCAATCAAGCCCCCTGCAGAGTTACCGAGACGACTTCAGTTTTCGCAACAGCCCCACGGCCATCCGCCGTTTTCCCTTCCCCTTCACCGAGGACAGCTACCTGTACTCGGTGAACATCGAGCCGGCGATTTCGCGGGACCCAGGCTCGGTTTACCAACACGGGTTCGACATCGACGAACACTACCGTTCGGAAATGGCTGAACGCGCCCTGGTACTGGACAAGGATCCGCGCCGTTACCTGGTGATGCCGCACATGCAAGTGGCAGCCTGGGATGCGTTGCAGATGCTCATGGAACATCTCGCCGCGGATTATCCGCAGTGGTTCTCGCTGGTGCGTGACGGTGATCGCTGGCATTGGCGCAACACGCTGCTGAACATCGATCAGCACTTTGTGTTCGGGGATGCCACCAGCCTGCCCTGCGAACCGTTGGAGTTCATTGGCCGACAGGTACAGGGGGACTTCGCCCTCCTCGATCAACGCGACGGCGATCTGTACATGGACGCCGGCCTGGTCACCAGCCCGGCCGACTGGTCCCTGGCCTTCGACGCCGGCATGAGTTTCAAGCAATGGCATTCACCGGTGCCCATGGCCCACCAGATGGGCATCTTCGACCGCGCGCTGAAGTACCTGCTCAACCTGCAAACGGGGCAGCCGGTGCGGCGCCTGAACTGGACACTGACGATCAATCCGCGCCTGGACTCCTCCCCCGAGACTTTCCATGAATGGGGCGCCGACCGCGGCCGCATCAGCGCCGAAAACGTCGGGCAACAGGTTCACCTGCGGGTCGAGTTGCAAGTGATGGCCCGTCTGCCGCGCAGCAACGCGGTGATGTTCAGCATCCGCACCTACCTGATCAGCATGCAGGAACTGGTCACCCAGCCCGGCTGGGGCTGCCGCCTGCACCGTGTGCTGCGCGACCTGCCCGAGCCGATCGCCGACTACAAGGGCATGAGTCGTTATCGACAGACCCTGGTGGAGTGGCTGAGCCGCTTCGACCCGCAAGCCTGA
- a CDS encoding PDR/VanB family oxidoreductase — protein sequence MSAAIEVRVSAARMLTPVVREFTLQACAGPLPAFSPGSHVQVHLPLAEGKLRNAYSLTSEPADSQHYRIAVRLQEASRGGSHYLHRQVQVGDRLQISPPANLFALHSTASLHILIAGGIGITPFMTYIAALEQRQAHFELHYLCRPGLSDAYVEALQQRLGSRLHTYASRPDLSRILRDRPLGSHVYTCGPQPLLDAVRQQARALGWPPGRVHWEAFNAAQPGQPFDLELLRSGQRLRVGAEQSLLEALESAGLQIPNLCRGGVCGQCITRHVAGDIEHRDSFLSPAEQADFLMPCVSRGCGPCVSLDL from the coding sequence ATGAGCGCCGCCATCGAAGTGCGGGTCAGCGCAGCGAGAATGCTTACCCCAGTGGTGCGCGAATTCACCCTGCAGGCGTGCGCCGGGCCGCTGCCGGCTTTCTCTCCCGGCAGTCATGTGCAGGTCCACCTGCCACTGGCCGAAGGCAAGCTGCGCAATGCCTATTCACTCACCAGCGAACCGGCGGACAGCCAGCATTACCGCATCGCTGTACGCCTGCAGGAGGCCTCCCGCGGCGGCTCGCACTACCTGCATCGGCAGGTCCAGGTCGGGGACAGGCTGCAGATTTCGCCGCCGGCCAATCTGTTCGCCCTGCACTCGACCGCCAGCCTGCACATCCTGATCGCCGGAGGCATCGGCATCACGCCGTTCATGACCTACATCGCGGCCCTTGAACAACGCCAGGCTCACTTTGAATTGCACTACCTCTGTCGTCCTGGCCTGAGCGATGCCTATGTCGAGGCGTTGCAACAACGGCTGGGATCACGTCTGCACACCTACGCCAGCCGCCCGGACCTGAGCCGGATCCTGCGCGATCGACCACTGGGCAGCCACGTTTACACCTGTGGTCCGCAACCGTTGCTCGATGCGGTTCGGCAACAGGCCAGGGCCCTTGGCTGGCCGCCGGGCCGGGTGCATTGGGAAGCCTTCAATGCCGCACAACCGGGCCAACCCTTCGACCTGGAACTGCTGCGCAGCGGCCAGCGCTTACGCGTCGGCGCCGAACAAAGCCTGCTCGAAGCCCTGGAGTCCGCCGGACTGCAGATCCCCAATCTGTGCCGTGGCGGCGTCTGTGGCCAATGCATCACCCGCCATGTGGCCGGCGACATCGAACACCGCGACAGTTTCCTGAGCCCCGCCGAGCAGGCTGACTTTCTCATGCCTTGTGTCTCCCGCGGCTGCGGCCCTTGCGTTTCGCTGGATCTTTAG
- a CDS encoding aminomethyltransferase family protein: MTHSWRISALAERHRALGSNLEDWNGMGTAWTYDSDLADHHQAIRTRAGLMDVSGLKKVHYVGPHAESLLQWATTRDIAKLYPGKSVYASMLDEDGKFVDDCIVYRTGPNAFMVVHGAGSGHEMLVRSSQGRQVAVLFDDDLHDLSLQGPLAVDFLAEHVPGIRQLPYFHHLQTRLFDRPVMISRTGYTGERGYEIFCKAADAPALWDTILEQGAGLGIIPCAFTALDWLRVESSLMFFPYDNSQMYPFADQKAGDTLWEMGLDFTVSPDKREFRGAEEHFRLRGQERFKITGVLLEGVRAAEAGDTLWQGNQQVGVITCGMYSRLSKRSMAIARMSVACSSPGVALQVRGSQESAAVTHALPFDDPEKTKRTAKG, translated from the coding sequence ATGACGCATTCATGGCGTATTTCCGCGCTGGCCGAACGGCACCGCGCACTCGGCTCGAACCTGGAAGACTGGAACGGCATGGGCACTGCCTGGACCTACGACAGCGATCTGGCCGATCACCATCAGGCAATCCGCACCCGGGCCGGGCTGATGGACGTGTCCGGGCTGAAAAAAGTCCACTACGTCGGCCCCCACGCCGAGAGCCTGCTGCAGTGGGCCACCACCCGCGACATCGCCAAGCTCTACCCCGGCAAGTCGGTGTATGCCTCGATGCTCGACGAGGACGGAAAATTCGTCGATGACTGCATCGTCTATCGCACCGGCCCCAACGCTTTCATGGTGGTCCACGGTGCCGGCAGTGGCCACGAAATGCTGGTGCGTTCATCTCAGGGTCGCCAGGTGGCGGTGCTGTTCGATGACGACTTGCACGATCTGTCACTGCAAGGGCCGCTGGCGGTGGATTTTCTCGCCGAGCACGTCCCCGGAATCCGTCAGCTGCCCTATTTCCATCACCTGCAAACCCGCCTGTTCGATCGCCCGGTGATGATTTCTCGCACCGGTTACACCGGCGAGCGCGGCTACGAGATCTTCTGCAAGGCCGCCGATGCCCCGGCGCTGTGGGACACGATCCTCGAACAAGGCGCCGGCCTGGGCATCATCCCTTGCGCCTTTACCGCCCTGGACTGGTTGCGGGTGGAAAGCTCGCTGATGTTTTTCCCCTACGACAACTCGCAGATGTACCCCTTCGCCGATCAGAAGGCTGGCGACACCCTGTGGGAAATGGGCCTGGATTTCACCGTGTCCCCGGACAAGCGCGAATTCCGTGGCGCCGAAGAGCACTTCCGGTTGCGCGGCCAGGAGCGCTTCAAGATCACCGGCGTGTTGCTCGAAGGCGTCCGCGCTGCGGAGGCCGGGGACACCTTGTGGCAAGGCAACCAGCAAGTCGGGGTGATCACCTGCGGCATGTATTCGCGCCTGAGCAAGCGCTCCATGGCCATCGCCCGGATGAGCGTCGCCTGCTCGAGTCCAGGCGTTGCCCTGCAGGTGCGCGGCAGCCAGGAAAGCGCCGCCGTGACCCACGCCCTGCCCTTCGACGACCCGGAAAAAACCAAGCGCACGGCCAAGGGCTGA
- a CDS encoding dimethylamine monooxygenase subunit DmmA family protein, whose amino-acid sequence MTDRHSAAPDRLHSLPRYRQPLPRESATRHIVVMQSAAACSPFAGELEQPLVLDGESADFSRRLHQVLVGATVGSHLYIMGDEAFIWRIHGEARSAGMEDDEIDITRTIAGARRVYCVHCGLTQVAGPEALLTCLGCDVGLEVREHFSRRLGAYLGVCTNPDQPYGGVRS is encoded by the coding sequence ATGACGGATAGACACAGCGCCGCCCCGGACCGACTTCACAGCCTCCCGCGCTATCGCCAGCCGCTGCCTCGTGAAAGCGCCACCCGGCACATCGTGGTCATGCAATCGGCGGCCGCCTGCTCGCCCTTTGCCGGGGAACTGGAACAACCCTTGGTGCTGGATGGCGAGAGCGCCGACTTTTCCCGGCGCCTGCATCAGGTGCTGGTTGGCGCGACCGTCGGCAGCCATCTCTACATCATGGGCGACGAGGCCTTTATCTGGCGCATCCACGGCGAGGCCCGCAGCGCCGGAATGGAAGATGACGAGATCGACATCACCCGCACGATTGCCGGTGCGCGCCGGGTGTATTGCGTGCACTGCGGCCTGACGCAGGTCGCCGGGCCAGAGGCGCTGCTGACTTGCCTCGGTTGCGACGTAGGGCTGGAAGTCCGCGAACATTTCTCCCGCCGCCTCGGGGCGTACCTCGGCGTCTGCACCAACCCCGACCAGCCTTATGGCGGAGTCCGGTCATGA
- the purU gene encoding formyltetrahydrofolate deformylase: MDTSSEHYILKINCPAASGIVAAITTCLAGQQCYISELAQFDDEFTGQFFMRAVFRFNTGVTGDVDALRKGLGNLAGGFDMQWQLFCSSQPTRVLLMVSKFDHCLTDLLYRHRKGEMDMHITAVVSNHLDLRAMAEREGIRFIYLPITKDSKASQEAELMRIVEDTQTDLVVLARYMQILSDGLCQQLSGRAINIHHSFLPGFKGAKPYHQAYDRGVKLIGATAHYVTSDLDEGPIIEQEIQRVDHTHLPDSLVAIGRDTETVALSKALKYHLEHRVFINQDKTVIFR, encoded by the coding sequence ATGGACACTTCCAGCGAACATTACATTCTCAAGATCAACTGCCCGGCAGCGTCCGGCATCGTTGCCGCGATCACCACCTGCCTGGCCGGACAGCAATGCTACATCAGCGAGCTGGCGCAATTCGACGACGAGTTCACCGGGCAGTTTTTCATGCGCGCGGTGTTTCGTTTCAACACCGGCGTAACCGGCGATGTCGACGCTCTACGCAAAGGTCTGGGCAACCTGGCCGGCGGCTTCGACATGCAGTGGCAGCTGTTCTGCAGCAGTCAACCGACCCGGGTGCTGCTGATGGTCAGCAAGTTCGACCACTGCCTGACTGACCTGCTGTACCGCCACCGCAAAGGCGAGATGGACATGCACATCACCGCAGTGGTCTCCAACCACCTGGACCTGCGAGCCATGGCCGAACGCGAAGGCATTCGCTTCATCTACCTGCCGATCACCAAGGACAGCAAGGCCAGCCAGGAAGCCGAGTTGATGCGCATCGTCGAGGACACTCAGACCGATCTGGTGGTGCTCGCCCGCTACATGCAGATTCTGTCCGACGGCCTGTGTCAGCAGCTGTCCGGCCGGGCCATCAACATCCATCACTCGTTCCTGCCCGGTTTCAAGGGCGCCAAGCCCTATCACCAGGCCTACGACCGTGGCGTGAAGTTGATCGGCGCCACCGCCCACTACGTCACCAGCGACCTCGACGAGGGCCCCATCATCGAGCAGGAAATCCAGCGCGTCGACCACACCCACCTGCCTGATTCGCTGGTTGCCATCGGCCGCGACACCGAAACCGTCGCCCTTTCCAAAGCCCTGAAATACCACCTGGAACACCGGGTATTCATCAACCAGGACAAGACGGTGATTTTTCGCTGA